From Alienimonas californiensis, a single genomic window includes:
- a CDS encoding TatD family hydrolase, protein MSRPNPAPVPPPLPLIDTHTHLQEDGYVGDLAETIARAADAGVGTLFVVGIDRATSEAAVSLAEQHDALFAVVGVQPNYVHQTAPDDRDRITELAAHPRVVAVGETGLDHYWDYAPHDLQEEWFRWHLGLSVAYGKPFVVHCREAEADTVRVMREFAELPGSRDEGAAGAEGLPPGVMHSFAGDAETARRCLDLGLHLSFSGMVTYKKNKALLAVAADCPADRLLVETDCPYLVPTPRRGKVKRNEPAYVAYTLSAIAEARGLPAAELAETTTANARRLFGLDDAPSR, encoded by the coding sequence ATGAGCCGGCCGAACCCCGCGCCGGTCCCGCCGCCGCTCCCCCTGATCGACACCCACACCCACCTGCAGGAGGACGGGTACGTCGGCGATCTGGCGGAGACGATCGCCCGGGCCGCCGACGCGGGGGTCGGGACGCTGTTCGTCGTTGGCATCGACCGGGCCACCAGCGAGGCCGCGGTGAGCCTCGCCGAGCAACACGACGCCCTGTTCGCCGTCGTCGGCGTGCAGCCGAACTACGTGCACCAGACCGCCCCGGACGACCGGGACCGCATCACCGAACTGGCCGCTCACCCCCGCGTCGTGGCGGTCGGGGAGACGGGGCTGGATCACTACTGGGACTACGCCCCTCACGATTTGCAGGAGGAGTGGTTCCGCTGGCACCTCGGGCTGTCGGTTGCCTATGGCAAGCCGTTCGTCGTGCACTGCCGCGAGGCGGAGGCGGACACCGTCCGGGTCATGCGCGAGTTCGCCGAACTGCCCGGTTCCAGGGACGAGGGGGCCGCCGGCGCCGAGGGGCTCCCGCCGGGGGTCATGCACTCCTTCGCCGGCGACGCGGAGACGGCCCGGCGGTGCCTGGATCTCGGCCTGCATCTGTCGTTCAGCGGGATGGTTACCTACAAGAAAAACAAGGCCCTGCTGGCCGTCGCCGCGGACTGCCCCGCCGACCGTCTGCTGGTCGAAACGGACTGCCCCTACCTCGTCCCCACCCCCCGGCGGGGCAAGGTGAAGCGCAACGAACCGGCGTACGTGGCCTACACGCTGTCGGCGATCGCCGAGGCCCGCGGCCTCCCCGCGGCGGAACTGGCGGAGACGACCACCGCCAACGCCCGCCGGCTGTTCGGGTTGGACGACGCCCCCTCACGCTGA
- a CDS encoding NADH-quinone oxidoreductase subunit L, with translation MSVAQLLVAATFVPLIGAVAGLTARWWRPSRDDRAAGFVACASLFASVGLSVAAAALWDGPEPVEGTWYEILSLPGVTLELGHLIDSLTLTMFCIVSLVASCVCVFALGYLSDELTEEHRDYHLAHVLEQELVRPGRFHLFFGYLCLFVTAMLLLVIGGNLFHVFVGWELVGACSYLLIGFYYERPYASAAATKAFVVNRIGDAGFLIGLAALLAANGDVRFLSLFEAAGAGELSRTALLVGGFGVLAGCVGKSAQFPLQVWLPDAMAGPTPVSALVHSATMVAGGVYLVGRMTPALPPEVLLTVAYLGCVTLVVGAVPALFQTDIKGILAYSSISQLGYMMLALGVTGWGAGLFHLVTHAFFKSLMFLCAGSVIVACHHEQDVRKLGGLMRKMPVTAGAMLVGVIAISGLAIPGVSVFGEALSFSGFHSKDAILSHALAFTEANAGHAALFWVPLVTAGLTALYMVRLWGLTFAGAPGSATKGAHESPAVMLAPIVVLAGLAAFCAVGGDGGPLYGFLTRTAPEPGAFELFVSPSEAAVDEAHHHAEVMGLIAAGLGAAAGLALFGPWRRAPGQARAEGLKDAAVVRWLRRGWGFDAVYRALAVRPTLMLGEATALTDRAAIDGLVDGAAGLTGVVARIERAVDERVVDGLVRGVGRTARGFGRLFGAVQSGGLRQYVAALAACAVGLAVLAVVLLAG, from the coding sequence ATGAGCGTCGCCCAACTCCTCGTCGCCGCGACCTTCGTGCCGCTGATCGGAGCCGTCGCCGGGCTGACGGCCCGCTGGTGGCGGCCGTCGCGGGACGACCGGGCGGCGGGGTTCGTCGCCTGTGCGAGCCTGTTCGCGTCGGTCGGCCTGTCCGTCGCCGCGGCGGCGCTGTGGGACGGGCCGGAGCCGGTCGAGGGGACGTGGTACGAGATCCTCTCGCTGCCGGGCGTGACCCTGGAACTGGGGCACCTGATCGACAGCCTCACGCTGACGATGTTCTGCATCGTCAGCCTGGTGGCGAGCTGCGTGTGCGTGTTCGCCCTCGGCTATCTCAGCGACGAACTCACGGAGGAGCACCGCGACTATCACCTCGCGCACGTCCTCGAACAGGAACTCGTCCGGCCCGGGCGGTTCCACCTGTTCTTCGGGTATCTGTGCCTGTTCGTCACGGCGATGCTGCTACTGGTGATCGGCGGGAACCTGTTCCACGTGTTCGTGGGGTGGGAGCTGGTCGGGGCGTGCAGCTATCTGCTGATCGGCTTCTATTACGAACGGCCCTACGCCAGCGCCGCGGCGACAAAGGCGTTCGTGGTGAACCGCATCGGCGACGCGGGCTTTCTGATCGGACTGGCGGCCCTGCTGGCGGCGAACGGGGACGTGCGGTTCCTCAGCCTGTTCGAGGCGGCGGGCGCCGGGGAACTCAGCCGGACGGCGCTGCTGGTCGGCGGGTTTGGGGTGCTGGCGGGCTGCGTGGGCAAGAGCGCCCAGTTCCCGCTGCAGGTCTGGTTGCCGGACGCGATGGCGGGGCCGACGCCGGTCTCGGCGCTGGTGCACTCCGCGACGATGGTCGCCGGCGGCGTGTACCTCGTCGGCCGGATGACCCCGGCGCTGCCGCCGGAGGTGTTGCTGACGGTCGCCTACCTCGGCTGCGTCACGCTGGTCGTCGGGGCCGTGCCGGCGCTGTTTCAGACGGACATCAAGGGGATTCTGGCGTACAGCAGCATCTCCCAGCTGGGTTACATGATGCTGGCGCTGGGCGTGACCGGCTGGGGGGCGGGGCTCTTCCACCTCGTCACGCACGCCTTCTTCAAGAGCCTGATGTTCCTCTGCGCCGGCAGCGTGATCGTCGCGTGCCACCACGAGCAGGACGTGAGGAAGCTCGGCGGCCTGATGCGAAAAATGCCGGTCACCGCCGGGGCGATGCTGGTGGGGGTGATCGCGATCAGCGGGCTGGCGATCCCCGGGGTGAGCGTCTTCGGCGAAGCGCTGAGCTTCAGCGGGTTCCATTCGAAGGACGCGATCCTGAGCCACGCCCTCGCCTTCACGGAGGCGAACGCCGGGCACGCGGCGCTGTTCTGGGTCCCGCTGGTCACGGCGGGGCTGACGGCGCTGTACATGGTGCGGCTGTGGGGGCTGACCTTCGCCGGGGCGCCGGGCTCGGCGACGAAGGGGGCGCACGAAAGCCCGGCGGTGATGCTGGCGCCGATCGTCGTGCTGGCCGGGCTGGCGGCGTTCTGTGCGGTCGGCGGCGACGGCGGGCCGCTGTACGGGTTCCTGACCCGCACGGCGCCGGAGCCGGGCGCCTTCGAACTGTTCGTTTCCCCGAGCGAAGCGGCCGTCGACGAGGCCCACCACCACGCGGAGGTCATGGGTCTGATCGCCGCGGGGCTGGGCGCCGCCGCCGGGCTGGCGCTGTTCGGGCCGTGGCGGCGGGCGCCGGGGCAGGCTCGGGCCGAGGGGCTGAAGGACGCCGCCGTCGTCCGCTGGCTGCGGAGGGGCTGGGGGTTCGACGCCGTCTACCGGGCGCTGGCCGTGCGGCCGACGTTGATGCTGGGCGAGGCGACGGCCCTGACGGACCGGGCGGCGATCGACGGCTTGGTCGACGGAGCCGCGGGGCTGACGGGCGTCGTGGCCCGGATCGAGCGGGCCGTGGACGAACGGGTGGTCGACGGCCTGGTGCGGGGCGTGGGCCGCACCGCCCGCGGCTTCGGTCGGCTGTTCGGGGCGGTGCAGAGCGGCGGACTGCGGCAGTACGTCGCGGCGCTGGCGGCCTGTGCTGTGGGACTGGCGGTTCTCGCCGTGGTCCTGCTGGCCGGATGA
- a CDS encoding complex I subunit 1/NuoH family protein translates to MLAQSPAADLVVPAAPAAPAEAVEPVTLAGWLAESVGLDGFWALAVAAAVHAFVLLNLFGALPAAFIWLERKESGRMQDRQGPTRVGGRFGWLQALADGLKLIQKEDLVPDAADKWLFRASLYVPAISVLLAFTLLPFNARWVAVASDVGLFLILAVLSLEVVGVVLGGYTSGSKWSLLGGMREAAQMVSYEIPLALTALVPVVAAGSLSMGEIGLFQAGWLFPNWLVFANPFCAVAFVCYFVVAVAECKRAPFDLAEAESELVAGYFTEYASFRWSMFMLAEYASMFVVSLIASLLFLGAWWTGIAPLDAALMGLNDWRPDVGVEGFSVGGYLANVLFAGVVCLKASLLVAVQIWVRWSLPRLRIDQVMSACLKYLTPIACVLLLGATLWPLGMLAIVGRPTAFGATSFSTPPGSPSPLGGASAMIAPPNGDGEPGEAFP, encoded by the coding sequence ATGCTCGCCCAGTCGCCCGCCGCCGATCTTGTCGTCCCGGCGGCCCCCGCCGCTCCGGCCGAGGCCGTGGAGCCGGTGACGCTCGCGGGGTGGCTGGCCGAGAGCGTGGGGCTGGACGGGTTCTGGGCGCTGGCGGTCGCGGCGGCGGTGCACGCCTTCGTGCTGCTCAACCTGTTCGGCGCCCTGCCGGCGGCGTTCATCTGGCTGGAGCGCAAGGAGAGCGGCCGCATGCAGGACCGGCAGGGGCCGACGCGGGTCGGCGGGCGGTTCGGCTGGTTGCAGGCGCTGGCGGACGGGCTGAAGCTCATTCAGAAGGAGGACCTCGTCCCCGACGCCGCCGACAAGTGGCTGTTCCGGGCGAGCCTGTACGTGCCGGCGATCAGCGTGCTGCTGGCCTTCACCCTGCTGCCGTTCAACGCCCGCTGGGTCGCCGTGGCGAGCGACGTGGGGTTGTTCCTGATCCTGGCGGTGCTGAGCTTGGAAGTCGTCGGCGTGGTGCTGGGCGGGTACACCAGTGGGTCGAAGTGGAGCCTGCTGGGGGGGATGCGGGAGGCGGCCCAGATGGTCAGCTACGAGATCCCGCTGGCCCTGACGGCGCTGGTCCCGGTGGTCGCGGCGGGGTCCCTGTCGATGGGCGAGATCGGGCTGTTTCAGGCGGGGTGGCTGTTCCCGAACTGGCTGGTCTTCGCCAATCCGTTCTGTGCGGTGGCGTTCGTGTGCTACTTCGTCGTCGCCGTGGCGGAGTGCAAACGGGCCCCGTTCGACCTCGCCGAGGCCGAGAGCGAACTGGTCGCCGGGTATTTCACGGAGTACGCCAGCTTCCGCTGGAGCATGTTCATGCTGGCCGAGTACGCGAGCATGTTCGTGGTCAGCCTGATCGCCTCGCTGCTGTTCCTGGGCGCGTGGTGGACCGGGATCGCCCCGCTGGACGCCGCCCTGATGGGGTTGAACGACTGGCGGCCGGACGTGGGCGTGGAGGGCTTCAGCGTCGGCGGGTATCTGGCGAACGTGCTGTTCGCGGGGGTGGTCTGCCTGAAGGCCTCGCTGCTGGTGGCCGTGCAGATCTGGGTGCGGTGGAGCCTGCCGCGGTTGCGGATTGATCAGGTGATGAGCGCCTGCCTGAAGTACCTCACTCCGATCGCCTGCGTGCTGCTGCTCGGGGCGACGCTGTGGCCGCTCGGGATGTTGGCGATCGTGGGCCGACCGACGGCGTTCGGCGCGACGTCCTTCTCGACGCCCCCCGGTTCGCCGTCGCCGTTAGGCGGCGCGTCCGCAATGATCGCGCCGCCTAACGGCGACGGCGAACCAGGGGAGGCGTTCCCATGA
- a CDS encoding PfkB family carbohydrate kinase: MKLADTVRNLGRPRVLVVGDVILDRYIWGEAERVSQEAPVILLRESKREVRLGGAANVANMLAGLGAQPVVAGVIGDDADGRACRGELEAAGVATGGLIADHGRPTTVKERFLGRAHHRHPHQMLRVDREVRDALSPQVEDALLKRIEQLLPTVAAVLLSDYGKGVLTPRVCEGVIAAAKQAGLPVLADPPGNGDCSRFRGATAVTPNRTETGRAVGKQIETVADAEAAGKKLVAELDLEHCFVTIDSDGIVLAKRDEAGELTTSCHPTRRRGVADITGAGDVVLAVIGLAAAEGLSPEDQARLANVAGGIEVEKVGCAPVTRDEIVADLLSGGRGGAGRIVEDVDALADLLSRRQSSGQTVVFTNGCFDLLHAGHVASLEEASAQGDVLVVAVNTDSSVRGLGKGSDRPLVPEEQRIAMLAALRSVDYVVPMPDATPHRLLRILRPDVLVKGGTYSVDEIVGREVVEDYGGSVRPLGVLEGWSTTQIVERIRSGKTPSAPGAETAGDKAANDHAADGKSSADSNGDTVLMRRAA, from the coding sequence GTGAAGCTGGCCGACACCGTCCGCAACCTCGGCCGCCCGCGGGTGCTGGTGGTCGGGGACGTGATTCTCGACCGCTACATCTGGGGCGAGGCGGAGCGGGTCTCCCAGGAGGCCCCCGTCATTCTGCTGCGGGAATCCAAGCGTGAAGTACGGCTGGGCGGGGCGGCGAACGTCGCCAACATGCTCGCCGGGCTGGGCGCTCAGCCGGTGGTCGCCGGGGTGATCGGCGACGACGCCGACGGCCGGGCCTGCCGGGGCGAACTGGAAGCCGCCGGCGTGGCGACCGGCGGATTGATCGCCGACCACGGCCGGCCGACCACCGTCAAGGAGCGGTTCCTCGGCCGGGCGCACCACCGGCATCCGCACCAGATGCTGCGGGTGGACCGCGAGGTCCGCGACGCCCTCAGCCCGCAGGTCGAAGACGCCCTGCTGAAGCGGATCGAACAACTGCTCCCCACCGTCGCCGCGGTGCTGCTGAGCGACTACGGCAAGGGCGTGCTGACCCCGCGGGTCTGCGAGGGCGTGATCGCCGCCGCGAAGCAGGCCGGATTGCCGGTGCTGGCCGACCCGCCGGGCAACGGGGACTGCTCCCGCTTCCGCGGGGCGACCGCCGTCACTCCCAACCGGACCGAAACCGGCCGGGCCGTCGGCAAGCAGATCGAAACGGTCGCCGACGCCGAGGCCGCCGGGAAGAAGCTCGTCGCGGAACTCGACCTGGAGCACTGCTTCGTCACGATCGACAGCGACGGCATCGTGCTGGCGAAGCGGGACGAAGCGGGCGAGTTGACGACCAGTTGCCACCCGACCCGCCGCCGGGGCGTCGCGGACATCACCGGGGCCGGCGACGTGGTGCTGGCCGTGATCGGCCTCGCCGCCGCCGAAGGGCTCTCCCCCGAGGATCAGGCCCGACTGGCGAACGTCGCCGGCGGGATCGAAGTTGAAAAGGTGGGTTGCGCCCCCGTCACGCGGGACGAGATCGTCGCCGACCTGCTCTCCGGCGGCCGCGGCGGCGCCGGGCGGATCGTGGAAGACGTGGACGCCCTCGCCGACCTGCTGAGCCGGCGTCAGTCCTCCGGGCAGACAGTCGTGTTCACCAACGGCTGTTTCGACCTGCTCCACGCGGGGCACGTCGCCTCGCTGGAGGAGGCCAGCGCCCAGGGGGACGTACTGGTGGTCGCGGTGAATACGGATTCCTCCGTCCGCGGCCTCGGCAAGGGTTCCGACCGGCCGCTGGTGCCGGAGGAACAGCGAATCGCGATGCTCGCCGCGTTGCGGTCCGTCGATTACGTCGTGCCGATGCCGGACGCCACCCCGCACCGCCTGCTCCGCATCCTGCGGCCGGACGTGCTGGTGAAGGGCGGGACCTACTCCGTCGACGAAATCGTCGGGCGGGAGGTGGTCGAAGACTACGGCGGCTCCGTCCGCCCGCTGGGCGTGCTGGAAGGCTGGAGCACCACCCAGATCGTCGAGCGCATCCGTAGCGGCAAAACCCCCAGCGCCCCGGGCGCCGAGACGGCAGGCGACAAGGCCGCGAACGATCATGCGGCGGACGGCAAATCGTCCGCCGACTCGAACGGCGACACCGTGTTGATGCGGAGGGCGGCATGA
- the nuoK gene encoding NADH-quinone oxidoreductase subunit NuoK, whose translation MTGYLIVSAVLLTCGVVCMATKRNAVGVLMGVELALNAASVNFVAAAEFGPPAAPVQSVAGDALGIGLDGQIAALFVIVLAAAEAAVALAIVLAFFNQHGTADVDAASELRG comes from the coding sequence ATGACCGGCTACCTGATCGTCTCCGCCGTGCTGCTGACCTGCGGGGTCGTGTGCATGGCGACGAAGCGCAACGCCGTCGGCGTGCTGATGGGCGTGGAACTGGCCCTGAACGCGGCGAGCGTGAACTTCGTCGCCGCCGCGGAGTTCGGTCCGCCGGCTGCCCCGGTGCAATCCGTCGCCGGGGACGCGCTGGGCATCGGCCTGGACGGGCAGATCGCGGCACTGTTCGTGATCGTGCTCGCCGCCGCGGAGGCCGCGGTGGCGCTGGCGATCGTGCTGGCCTTCTTCAATCAACACGGCACCGCCGACGTCGACGCCGCCTCGGAGCTACGGGGATGA
- a CDS encoding NADH-quinone oxidoreductase subunit N, translating to MTPAAIPLLAELPHNPHAIDVARDWDHVIGDVVGSLPAFAAELTVCAVIVAILLSRLFGLAKWLPASTVAFVGSAIATAVACLQWGAAFESADDGWAGLVRNDSLTVFVRVLVLLGWNLTVTLTVLTGVPRPSADPGDDDGPDFHLPLAAVALGSMLMGQANHLLMLFLAVEMASVPAYVLVGFRKGSREAGEAALKYLVFGAGAAAVMMYGASLLAGATGTLSFPVLGERLALVRLDGLGWEEPGVGGAAIAGVVFVLCGLAFKLSLVPFHFWSPDAFQGALAEVSGFLSVAPKIGAFALLVRFGLSLNGDYGETGDTLLTGLGMACAAGAAVSMTFGNLAAFAQKDLGRLLAYSTVAQSGTVLLGVAACFLGVGRGEPDLAAAGLAGTLLYLIAYLFLNLGAFAAVAIFRNRTLRTDVASLAGLGAKMPWIAGCFAVSLVGLVGLPPTAGFVGKLAVFAATLSDREGSPLLFLCGGIAAANTVASLFYYFRPIRSLYLDAAPAERPGHRVAVQPPASGSERAYLVLLAAPTVGILLLFGRLGALCEAIAEATLR from the coding sequence ATGACGCCCGCCGCGATCCCGCTTCTCGCGGAGTTGCCGCACAACCCGCACGCGATCGACGTGGCCCGCGACTGGGATCACGTGATCGGCGACGTGGTCGGCAGTCTGCCGGCCTTCGCGGCGGAACTGACGGTCTGCGCGGTGATCGTCGCGATCCTGCTCAGCCGGTTGTTCGGCTTGGCGAAGTGGCTGCCGGCCAGCACGGTGGCGTTCGTCGGGTCGGCGATCGCCACGGCGGTCGCCTGTTTGCAGTGGGGAGCCGCGTTCGAGTCCGCCGACGACGGCTGGGCCGGACTGGTGCGGAACGATTCGCTGACGGTCTTCGTCCGCGTGCTGGTGCTGTTGGGCTGGAACCTGACGGTGACCCTCACCGTGCTGACCGGCGTGCCGCGGCCCTCCGCCGACCCGGGGGATGACGACGGGCCGGACTTCCACCTGCCCCTCGCTGCCGTCGCCCTGGGCAGCATGCTGATGGGGCAGGCGAACCACCTGCTCATGCTGTTTCTCGCCGTGGAGATGGCCAGCGTGCCGGCCTACGTGCTGGTCGGTTTCCGCAAGGGCAGCCGCGAGGCGGGGGAGGCGGCGCTGAAGTACCTCGTGTTCGGGGCCGGTGCCGCCGCGGTGATGATGTACGGCGCCAGCCTGCTCGCCGGGGCGACCGGCACGCTGTCGTTCCCGGTGCTGGGTGAACGGCTGGCGCTGGTCCGGCTGGACGGCCTCGGCTGGGAGGAACCGGGCGTGGGCGGGGCGGCGATCGCCGGGGTCGTGTTCGTGCTGTGCGGGCTGGCCTTCAAGCTGAGTCTCGTCCCCTTCCACTTTTGGAGCCCGGACGCCTTTCAGGGGGCGCTGGCAGAGGTCAGCGGGTTCCTCTCCGTCGCCCCGAAGATCGGCGCCTTCGCCCTGCTCGTGCGGTTCGGGCTGAGCCTGAACGGGGACTACGGCGAGACCGGCGACACTTTGCTGACCGGCCTCGGAATGGCCTGTGCCGCGGGGGCGGCGGTCTCGATGACGTTCGGCAACCTCGCCGCGTTCGCCCAGAAGGACCTCGGCCGACTGCTGGCCTACAGCACCGTGGCCCAATCCGGCACCGTGCTGCTGGGCGTGGCGGCCTGCTTCCTGGGCGTGGGCCGGGGCGAACCGGACCTCGCCGCCGCGGGACTGGCCGGGACGCTGCTCTATCTGATCGCGTATCTGTTCCTGAACCTCGGGGCGTTCGCGGCGGTGGCGATTTTTCGGAACCGCACCCTGCGGACGGACGTCGCCTCGCTGGCCGGGCTGGGAGCGAAGATGCCCTGGATCGCGGGCTGTTTCGCGGTGAGCCTCGTCGGGCTGGTCGGGCTGCCGCCGACGGCCGGGTTCGTCGGCAAGTTGGCGGTGTTCGCGGCGACGCTGTCGGACCGCGAGGGTTCCCCGCTGCTGTTCCTCTGCGGCGGAATCGCCGCGGCGAACACCGTGGCCAGCCTGTTCTATTACTTCCGCCCGATCCGCAGCCTGTACCTTGACGCGGCCCCGGCCGAGCGGCCCGGCCACCGCGTCGCGGTCCAACCGCCGGCGAGCGGGTCGGAGCGGGCCTACCTCGTCCTGCTGGCCGCCCCGACGGTGGGCATCCTCCTGCTGTTCGGCCGCCTCGGCGCCCTGTGTGAAGCGATCGCGGAGGCGACGCTGCGATGA
- a CDS encoding ExbD/TolR family protein — protein sequence MKLPKRHDDAEARREQALTPMIDLVFLLLTFWICASVGRVSEQVLATELSGTAIELAAPTDEPPPPLGELWVRLDRAGNLTTVTVNDRTYPGLEALEEAFQGLAAADAAGELPVILDVGGAVPAGDVVRVYDAARAAGFEQVSFAADAPQAGN from the coding sequence ATGAAGCTCCCCAAGCGGCACGACGACGCGGAGGCCCGGCGTGAGCAGGCGCTCACGCCGATGATCGACCTGGTGTTCCTCCTGCTGACGTTCTGGATCTGCGCCAGCGTGGGCCGGGTGAGCGAGCAGGTGCTCGCCACGGAACTGAGCGGCACGGCGATCGAATTGGCCGCCCCGACCGACGAACCGCCCCCGCCGCTGGGCGAGTTGTGGGTGCGGCTGGACCGGGCCGGCAACCTGACGACCGTCACCGTCAACGACCGCACCTACCCGGGCCTGGAAGCGTTGGAGGAAGCGTTCCAGGGCCTCGCGGCGGCCGACGCGGCGGGCGAGTTGCCGGTGATCCTCGACGTCGGCGGCGCCGTCCCCGCCGGCGATGTGGTCCGCGTCTACGACGCAGCCAGAGCGGCGGGATTCGAGCAGGTCAGCTTCGCCGCGGACGCGCCGCAGGCTGGAAACTGA
- a CDS encoding NADH-quinone oxidoreductase subunit J family protein, producing MTGADVLFGVFAALACGGAIGVAACRSVARMAFALVVCLSAVAGLFFLLNAPLVGATQLIVYVGGTVVLLIFGVMLTDAGVGRRMKIGLLETIFTTLVAAGLLAALGWTAVGLGRAIPGPPTFAEDRTEVAAATPDTLRPVGLKFLGFGGASRTGFLLPFEIISVHLLVVLIGAAYLARAKRRVDPEADATRDTASDVSGANP from the coding sequence ATGACCGGAGCCGACGTACTGTTCGGCGTCTTTGCGGCGCTGGCCTGCGGGGGAGCGATCGGGGTGGCGGCGTGCCGCAGCGTCGCCCGGATGGCGTTTGCGCTGGTGGTCTGCCTGAGCGCGGTCGCAGGGTTGTTCTTCCTGTTGAACGCCCCGCTGGTCGGGGCGACGCAGCTCATTGTGTACGTCGGCGGGACCGTCGTGCTGCTGATCTTCGGGGTGATGCTGACCGACGCCGGCGTCGGCCGGCGGATGAAGATCGGGCTGCTGGAAACGATCTTCACCACCCTCGTCGCCGCGGGGCTGCTGGCGGCGCTGGGCTGGACGGCGGTGGGGCTGGGCCGGGCGATTCCGGGGCCGCCGACGTTCGCCGAGGACCGCACGGAGGTCGCCGCCGCCACGCCGGACACGCTGCGGCCGGTCGGGCTGAAGTTCCTCGGCTTCGGCGGGGCCTCGCGGACCGGGTTCCTGCTGCCGTTCGAGATCATCAGCGTGCACCTGTTGGTCGTGCTGATCGGGGCGGCGTACCTCGCCCGCGCCAAACGGCGGGTCGATCCGGAGGCGGACGCGACCCGCGACACCGCCAGCGACGTCTCGGGAGCGAATCCATGA
- a CDS encoding complex I subunit 4 family protein translates to MDPAALLSLIVFLPAVGAIATACAPAGLARLVGVSTVAATFLLTTVALLPAYFEATPDDYGMRLVTDAEWVPSFNIRYALGVDGISLPLVVLTGLVFLLAAGASWRIEEKPRAYWSLFLLLETGVLGTFLALDLFLFYVLFEVMLLPMYFLIGVWGGPNRAYAAIKFFLYTLAGSLLLLVALLMLYAAGGSGAAASTFDMRTLSDVARGAGTGEYAGVTIDHGTQTLAFWLMLGCFLIKLPAVPFHTWLPDAHVEAPTPISMILAGVLLKVGGYGILRLAYPLAPLGAAEAAETVCALGAISVIYGALAAMAQTDFKRLVAYSSVSHMGYVLLGLGAWTLAEPDFWRMGFSGAIFQMVGHGITSTGMFFAVGVLYDRVHHRELNRFGGLLRRMPLYAALGLGMSFAALGLPGLCGFVGEAVTVFAAWPATWWAAAAGAFGIILTAGYMLRMVQRVFLGAEYVGPLRENLVPMSGRETSIFAVLMLLAVALGVYPRPVFDVAEPAVDRLVMTLGDAVEAEQIRTDPESTLAAVPAEAAVPAEDAEPAEAE, encoded by the coding sequence ATGGACCCCGCCGCCCTGCTGTCGCTGATCGTGTTCCTCCCCGCCGTGGGGGCGATCGCGACGGCGTGCGCCCCGGCGGGGCTCGCCCGGCTGGTCGGCGTGAGCACGGTCGCGGCGACCTTCCTGCTGACCACCGTCGCCCTACTACCGGCCTATTTCGAGGCGACGCCGGACGACTACGGCATGCGGCTGGTCACGGACGCTGAGTGGGTGCCCTCTTTTAACATCCGCTACGCGCTCGGCGTGGACGGCATCAGCCTGCCGCTGGTGGTCCTCACCGGGCTGGTGTTCCTGCTGGCGGCGGGGGCGTCGTGGCGGATTGAGGAGAAGCCGCGGGCCTACTGGAGCCTGTTCCTGTTGCTCGAAACGGGCGTGCTGGGCACGTTTCTGGCGCTGGACCTGTTCCTGTTCTACGTGCTGTTCGAGGTGATGCTGCTGCCCATGTATTTCCTGATCGGCGTGTGGGGCGGGCCGAACCGGGCGTACGCGGCGATCAAGTTCTTCCTCTATACGCTGGCCGGCTCGCTGCTGCTGCTGGTCGCCCTGCTGATGCTCTACGCCGCCGGGGGGAGCGGGGCGGCGGCAAGCACGTTCGACATGCGAACGCTGTCCGACGTCGCCCGCGGCGCCGGGACGGGCGAGTACGCCGGGGTGACGATCGACCACGGCACGCAGACGCTCGCCTTCTGGCTGATGCTGGGCTGTTTCCTCATCAAGCTGCCCGCGGTGCCGTTCCACACCTGGCTGCCGGACGCCCACGTCGAGGCGCCCACGCCGATCTCCATGATCCTCGCCGGCGTGCTGCTGAAGGTCGGCGGGTACGGCATCCTGCGGCTGGCCTATCCGCTCGCCCCGCTGGGGGCGGCCGAGGCGGCGGAGACCGTGTGCGCCCTTGGGGCGATCAGCGTGATCTACGGGGCCTTGGCGGCGATGGCCCAGACGGACTTCAAACGGCTGGTGGCCTACTCCTCCGTCAGCCATATGGGCTACGTCCTGCTGGGTCTGGGCGCCTGGACGCTGGCCGAACCGGACTTCTGGCGGATGGGCTTCTCCGGGGCGATCTTCCAGATGGTCGGCCACGGGATCACCAGCACGGGGATGTTCTTTGCGGTCGGCGTGCTGTACGACCGCGTGCATCACCGGGAGCTGAACCGCTTCGGGGGCCTGCTGCGACGCATGCCGCTCTACGCGGCGCTGGGGCTGGGGATGAGCTTCGCCGCCCTCGGCCTGCCGGGGCTGTGCGGGTTCGTGGGGGAAGCCGTCACCGTGTTCGCCGCCTGGCCGGCGACCTGGTGGGCGGCCGCGGCGGGGGCGTTCGGCATTATCCTCACGGCCGGCTACATGCTGCGGATGGTTCAGCGGGTGTTCCTCGGGGCGGAGTACGTCGGCCCGCTGCGGGAGAACCTCGTGCCCATGTCCGGCCGGGAGACCTCGATCTTCGCCGTGCTGATGCTGCTTGCCGTGGCGCTGGGGGTCTATCCGCGGCCGGTGTTCGACGTGGCGGAGCCGGCGGTGGATCGGTTGGTCATGACCCTCGGCGACGCCGTCGAGGCGGAGCAAATTCGGACCGATCCCGAATCGACCCTCGCCGCCGTTCCCGCTGAGGCCGCAGTACCTGCTGAGGACGCCGAGCCCGCGGAGGCGGAATGA